A single region of the Silene latifolia isolate original U9 population chromosome 8, ASM4854445v1, whole genome shotgun sequence genome encodes:
- the LOC141595580 gene encoding uncharacterized protein LOC141595580: MVWNVHGTGSKNKISAIKEVVRTYKPTVLALVKTHMGGDHAVKLGSILGYSGHLRVNVIGFSGGIWVYWNTDIVNVTPVYEHQQFLTIESSKNGDFNNTRSLSERHGGDSNMAIRCESFNNWIKNCELIELAFTGPSHTWARGNSIETRQSARLDRALCNSD, translated from the exons ATGGTATGGAACGTACATGGTACCGGTAGTAAGAATAAAATTAGCGCTATCAAGGAAGTAGTTCGAACTTATAAGCCGACTGTTCTTGCCTTAGTTAAAACCCATATGGGAGGAGATCATGCTGTAAAATTGGGCTCTATCCTTGGATATTCGGGTCACTTGAGGGTTAatgttattggttttagtggtggtATATGGGTGTACTGGAATACTGATATTGTCAATGTCACACCGGTTTACGAACATCAACAATTCCTTACTATTGAGAGTTCGAAGAATG GGGATTTTAACAACACGAGATCACTTAGTGAACGACATGGCGGTGATAGTAATATGGCGATACGATGTGAAAGTTTCAACAACTGGATAAAAAATTGTGAACTGATTGAATTAGCCTTTACTGGCCCCTCTCACACTTGGGCTCGTGGTAACTCAATAGAAACGAGACAAAGTGCACGACTTGACAGAGCCTTGTGTAATTCGGATTGA